The genome window ACTCATTCAAGAAATTATGGAGCTGAGGTTAATGGATTTCCTGAGATTTGAAGTAGACTCCTCAACTGCTCTGTGCTGACTTCCTAACCTAGCTAATAGAAAAATGGTGGGAAAAAAGAGCTGTTGCTCAAACTCCAACTTTCAGAATTTGTTATTTGAGATTACAGAAGAACcgtagactggtttgggttggaaggaaccttaaagcccatccagtcccacccctgccataggcagggacacctcccactggatcaggggctccaagccccatccaaccttgaacacctccagggatggggccgcTGTGAATTCCCTGGGAAGcccttccagtgcctccccaccctcacaggaaaacatttcatcctaAGTTCTCATCtaaatctaaatctcccctcttccagcttaaaactattccctcatcctgtccctgccctccctgatcaagagcccctccccaactttcctgtaaCCCCCCGcatcctttccctgccttccAACAGCCAGCTCAGCAGTTGAAGCTTTCCGCAGGGGGGTTACAGAAATCAGGATTTTGCTCCTATCCTTGTGAGAACTCACAAAGCTCTATTATAATCTTCCAGATGATTGATCTGATCTCACTGCCAGCGCTGCTGATGTCCGGGGCATTCTGGAGCATGACTCTCACTTGACCCTCCCTGCTGAATCCATTCTTTTTTCTGTGGGTTGACTGTAATTgcatccaatctgaacctgccctggtgcaacttgaagccatttcttgGACacgaggaaaaatttcttcatggaaagggttctcaggccctggcagaggctgcccagggaggtggtggagtccccatccctggaggggttgagaAGAtgagcagatgaggtgctcagggagcTGGTTTAGcagtggttggactcaaaggtcttttccaaccatgcAGCTTGAACCCTCGTGGATCATTCTCAGCCCTCAAGTCCCCTTAACAAAATTTTCTGTCCAGTGGGATTGGAGCCCAGCCATCAGGACACACTAACACATCCAGGAAGCAAAGGGAAGTCGAGGCTCAGCAAAGCAAGTTAACCTTGTAAGATTCCCTGCTTTCTGCACCACCTGGATGCTTTAGTTACAAGGATACACTTTATTTCCAAGCTAAAGGGTATTTGTATCATCTTTCTTCAGAAAGATGTGGAAAGATCACAATGTTTTGAGGGAAATGGCAACTATCAACCTGATGCTCCTACTTCCAGCAACACTCTAATTGGATGTCACCTCCCCTGTCTCTCCCACACAGGGTGAGTGTGGGAGAGACAGGGGAGGTGACATCCAATTAGATTTTAAGAATACGTGTTTTCCCTGGATAACAGTGGGTTAAGGAAGCTTTAAAACTGGAGTGAGATGAAACTGGGGAACCTCAAAGTAATTTATTAGCTAAGCCCCTCCGACACTTGCTTAACCTTTAGTACAACAAAACCATCTTGACTAATATTTAAACATCTTCCTACCCCCAATTCCCAGAACACGAGGGAAaactgggattattttttttaacccctctcCCTTCAGCCCCAAGGAGCTTTGCTCAGAAGACCCAAACATCTTCCAGTCCCGTCATTAAAActcttctgtctcttttccaaGCAACTGTTCCCTTTGCAGACTAAGACAcaacagaaaatggaaacatttcaaccatgcattaatttaaaatgcttaacAAAATCACTGCTTTAAAGTAAACCCAAAATCTTTACTATGGATCTATTATTTCTAATTGGCCATAACATTGGTGTATGTAGTGAACATATTGTAGTGAACAATCTAGACATTATTAGCCTGTtattcctctgaaaaaaaccaggaTAGTGGAGATTTGCTGCCTTATTTGGGCTCTTTCTAGCCTCTAATATTTTAGAGCGAGCTCTTTGCCATCTCCAAGGTAACACGGCATGAGCTACGCAGGGAAGAGCTGCGATATGGCTGGTACAGAACACGTAAACGAGACATTTGGAACACACGTAtttcttccagtgctgaaaggcaCCTGAACAGATTTCTGTGGAGAGCTGGGGCAGCTCTTAAGAGCagcaagcagagcagcacaAGTAGCAGGCGccctgtgctgcaggcagggcctGGGAATCCACAGCCTGGGTAGCTGAGAGTTggagaagtaaagaaaaaagatgcagGCAGGAGATCTTTCTGTCAAACTGCTGCTGGAAATCaaaagctgcagagaaggtaacaacaaaaaaagcacgTGGGCAGGCTTCCTGCCATTGCTGTTCCTTCTTGCGGCCTTTCTACCCAACAATAGAACCTGGTAGCTCACAACAAATAGCTTTGTTTCAGTCTTTATTGCTTGATCTCAAAATCGATACGGTAATCCTGATGTTCggttggttttgttgctgtatTTTATCAGTTGGAACTAAAGACCCGTTGGCAGTCGGTCTGCTGCACTGACACTCTGACTGACTGCAGGGTTTCAGCTACCGAGATGCTTTCAAAGGACTGATGTGTTTCCtaaactaaaaccaaacatcAGAACAGCTGCTTCCACAGACTTCCCTCTGCACTCAGCCAGCAGCAAAGACAACGAACGTGGTTTTGTGCCAACCTTGTACTTTCTGCTGGCATTCCCAGCATTACAGGAGAAAACTTCTcaataagggtggtgagacactgcaGCAGGTTGTCCAGAGGAGTGGTGGATGCCCctcctggaggcattcaaggaTGGGTTGGATGGCGCTTGGAgcgcctgatccagtgggaggtgtccctgcccatcgcagagggcttggaactggacgggcttgaaggtctcttccaactctaaccattctatgattctataaaactCAGCACGTGGAGCACATCGTGATTGGATCAGCCCAGGGAGCTGGGTTTGGAGGAGTCTGTGGGTTCCCTGAGGGAAACAGGCAGTCTAGGAGTTGCCTTGGGCACAGGtgctgttcatagaatcacagaatcaccaagttggaaaagacccactggatcatcaagtccaaccattcctatcaaacactaaaccgtgtccctcagcacctcatccacttgtcccttaaacacctccagggaaggtgactcaaccccctccctaggcagcctgttccagtgcccaatgacccttgtcAGTGACCTGGTGAAGCATGAGGCAAACATAACCTAGGGGTGAGCTGGCAGAGCATCGCTCCCTGCTTGAACTCATTAGCAACAGCAGTTGTCTGTCATTTATAACCACCCATGGCTCCACGCTCTATAATCATCACCCTCCAGCACTCCAGGACAGCCAAAATGAGCCCGAGGCTCTGTGAGGGTGGCTCAGCAGAAGTTCTTCCCAAATTAGAAGAAATAACTTActcagaaatcatagaatcataggtttCCAGGTTCGAAAAGACCCAGtagatcgagtccaactattcctctatcaaccactaaaccatgtccctcagcaccctcaAATCCCCAGGTGCTGAAACAAAGTCACTAATTCTGTTACCAATTAACAACTCTTACCTATCAGAACTCTAGAGGAGCTGAGGATTGTGATCACAGCAACAAAACAGTGCTCTCAGTGTCCTAAAAACCTGTCTCTGCAAAGAACAAACGTGCAAGCATACAGTTCCCATTTATTTTActtgaatgaaataaaaaaaagtgtacTTCCTATCTTACACTTTTTTTCATCTGACCCTTTCCTAGCAGAAAGGAATTGCAGCCCTCCCCCCAGCCTTGAAATTTAAACCTCCTGGTCTGTCGGTTCTGAAAAGGTTTGTGTCAGCGTTACTCCATCGTAGAGCAAATGGGACCTTGGTGACAGACTCCACTGCTGGTCCAGCATGACTTCTTGTTTAACCCTCTGTGGTTTCCACTGTCTGAGCAGCGTCTGGAACTCTCTTGTGAGTTGTCGGACATACATCCTGACAGTAGAAATTCCAAAGTGTGTTCTTGCCCAAGAGACACCGGCACTGCTTGCGAGGTCTGAGCAGAGCGCTCTTGGCTAACGAGGCTGGCTAAGCAGTCCGGCTTTAGCTGCCAGGGCTTCGTTCTGCTGGATGTGGTACTCCTGGAACCTCATGGAGATCCTCTGCGTCATCTTTAAATACTTCTGTAGGCAGTGGTCCGAGCACGTCATCTGCAGGAAGAGGGGAACAGAAGGCTTCAAGCAGCAATTAAAGCACTTCCCCAAACAGGACCCAAAATAGAATCACGGACAGGGAAAACCCAGTCAGCAGGGGTTTAtcaaaggcaggtcctgccaaactaacctgatctccttctatgacaaggggACTCGCTGgccaagggaaaggctgtgggtgtAGCGTACCTGTAGAtcagtgaagcctttgacactgtttctcacaatATCCTATTTGAGAAACTGTCGCCTCTGGCCTGGATGGAGGCACCCGCTGCTGGGTAacaaactggttggctggccgggcccagagactggtgggaaatggagttaactccagctggaggccagttccaagtggtgtccccagtgctgggcccagccctcctcaatatctttatcaatgacctggatgaaggcatcgagagaccctaagtttgtggatgacactaagctgggtggaagtgtggatctgctggagggcagggaggctccaaagggatctgaacaggctggaccactgggctgagtccaatggcaggaggtttaacaagaccaaatgccgggtcctgcacttggggcacaacaaccctgagcagtgctacagactgggagaagtctgtctagaaagctgcctggaggagagggacctgggggtgttggttgacagcgactgaccatgagccagcagtggcccaggtggccgagaaggccaacagcctgtatcagaaatggtgtggtcagcaggagcagggaagggattgagtctctgtacttggtgctggggaggctgcacctcgaatcctgtgttcagttttgggcccttcattACAAAATGAACATTGAGGGGCTGCAGCGTGTCTAcagaagcattttattttgcaataaataCTTAACTTCTTAGATTAGTATCTTCTTTTAATTCTCTTTACAAACAGAGACTATTTTTGACAGCCAAACATGGTCTACCGTGTGCTAGCTCAGTTTAGCCTTTTTTGACCTTGTTCCTATCAGCTCTCCCAGTCACCTTGTTCTTGCTGGTTAACCTTCACAAAAGCAGCCAGAGCTCCCGCTCAAGTTCTATCAGTCAGCtggacaggaaaagaaataccagGGCCTATTCCATACTTGGTATTAGTTTTTAAACTTagaaaggcttttttctttctttaagtaCAGAAAAAGAATTACGAGATTTCTGAGCAACAGTTCTACCAATTGGATATTCTGTATCATGGTTCTGAGCCTTGCTAtcactgtaaaaaataataaattgaaaTAGGAAAGACAGAGGACGACTTTGCAGCATTACCAGAAAACCAGAAACTGCCTTGGTCCTGCTCAGGATGAAGAGGTGTGAAAAGCAGAAGGGCTGAAAatgaacaagacaa of Phaenicophaeus curvirostris isolate KB17595 chromosome 5, BPBGC_Pcur_1.0, whole genome shotgun sequence contains these proteins:
- the TIMM9 gene encoding mitochondrial import inner membrane translocase subunit Tim9, with product MAGQISESDQIKQFKEFLGTYNKLTENCFLDCIKDFTSREVQPEEMTCSDHCLQKYLKMTQRISMRFQEYHIQQNEALAAKAGLLSQPR